The proteins below come from a single Periophthalmus magnuspinnatus isolate fPerMag1 chromosome 7, fPerMag1.2.pri, whole genome shotgun sequence genomic window:
- the noc2l gene encoding nucleolar complex protein 2 homolog has translation MATKQKRKLEDLSVDEFLLSGFDSDDDGADDSEEEVPKKSDTKKKTSKKKELKNKSDEKKGKASEHKEQLSRLKNKDPEFYKFLQDNDQTLLNFDDTDSSEDEDEKKYHKLPSKLEEASSGDEDGDDDQKVSKKSNKDDTIKVTDKMVGEWKAALKKEPNQRLFREVTQAFKAAVATTKGEGAGECRYKIADSSVFNALVLFCIKDIHPALQKMLTLKANQDDKKLVLPSSSPRWQKIQIDIKMYLSGVVQLLSCLTESTVISAVLRHANQLIPYYLCLPKQCRHLIKQLLKQWSTGEETSRVLAFLALNKICRHKQDAYLNSILKQMYIAYVKNCKFTSPNVLPMINFMQRSLTEMYALDTPATYQHAFIYIRQLAIHLRNAMTMKKKETYQSVYNWQFVHCLYLWCRVLSTLYPSDVLQPLIYPLCQVILGTIKLVPTANYYPLRMHCCRALTLLSSSTNTFVPVVPFLLEIFQQVDFNKKPSRMSKKPINFAVILKLGKVNLMEKAYKDGLIDQLYDIMLEYFYTQHNSIGFPEIALPTIIQLKAFLKECKVANYSKPVRQLLEKVQENSSYITSRRQKVAFGVADTAAVVEWEKQVHEEGTPLSRYYSQWKKLREKEIQLEISGKERMEDLNLPEIKRRKIQEKKEEDKKEFKDLFDSDSDSEGDSGFKIKGKKSGGGGSDDDDDDEELEDLSDMSEDEGLEDDSGAEDDEEEEDEQASGAPQPLSSDALIKLAEGGEDVVEDLELSDDD, from the exons gtctGATGAGAAAAAGGGCAAGGCATCAGAGCACAAAGAACAGCTATCAAGGTTAAAAAACAAAGATCCTGAGTTTTACAAATTTTTACAAGACAACGACCAAACCCTGTTAAACTTCGACGACACGGACAGCTCTGAGGATGAAGATGAGAAGAAGTACCACAAACTGCCATCCAAACTGGAG GAGGCCAGTTCAGGTGATGAGGACGGTGACGATGATCAGAAAGTTTCAAAGAAATCCAATAAGGACGACACAATTAAAGTTACAGACAAAATGGTTGGAGAATGGAAAGCTGCCCTGAAAAAGGAGCCAAATCAGCGACTCTTTAGAGAAGTCACTCAGGCTTTTAAAGCTGCTGTGGCCACAACCAAAGGAGAGGGAGCTGGAGAGTGCCGGTACAAAATAGCTGACAGTTCAG TGTTCAAtgctttggtcctgttttgcATCAAAGATATCCATCCAGCGCTTCAGAAAATGCTTACACTGAAAGCCAATCAGGATGACAAAAA GCTGGTGTTGCCATCATCTAGTCCAAGATGGCAAAAGATTCAGATAGACATCAAGATGTACCTCAGTGGAGTTGTTCAG TTGTTGTCTTGTCTCACAGAGAGCACAGTCATCAGTGCTGTCCTCAGGCACGCCAACCAACTTATTCCTTATTATCTGTGTTTGCCCAAACAGTGTCGGCACCTTATCAAG CAATTGTTGAAGCAGTGGAGtacaggagaggagacgagtCGTGTTCTAGCTTTTCTAGCTCTCAACAAAATTTGCAGACATAAACAAGATGCTTACCTAAACTCTATACTTAAG CAAATGTACATTGCCTATGTAAAAAACTGCAAGTTCACATCTCCCAATGTGCTGCCAATGATCAACTTTATGCAGAGGTCTCTCACAGAGATGTATGCTTTGGACACGCCGGCCACATACCAGCATGCATTCATTTACATCAGGCAATTGGCCATCCACCTCAGGAATGCCATGACCATGAAGAAAAAG GAAACGTACCAGTCGGTGTATAACTGGCAGTTCGTTCACTGTTTGTATCTGTGGTGCCGTGTCCTGAGCACATTATATCCCAGTGATGTCCTTCAGCCTCTCATCTATCCACTCTGCCAGGTCATCTTAGGCACTATCAA GCTGGTGCCCACTGCAAACTACTACCCTCTGAGGATGCACTGTTGCAGAGCTCTTACCTTGTTATCCAGCAGCACCAACACATTTGTCCCTGTGGTGCCATTTCTGTTGGAG ATCTTTCAACAAGTGGACTTCAACAAGAAACCAAGCCGCATGAGCAAGAAGCCAATCAACTTTGCAGTTATTCTGAAACTTGGCAAAGTCAACCTTATGGAGAAAGCATACAAG GATGGTTTGATTGACCAGCTGTATGACATCATGCTGGAGTATTTTTACACTCAGCACAACTCGATTGGCTTCCCAGAGATCGCCCTTCCAACAATTATTCAG CTGAAAGCCTTCCTGAAGGAATGCAAAGTGGCCAATTACTCAAAGCCGGTTCGGCAGCTGCTGGAGAAGGTGCAGGAGAACAGCAGCTACATCACATCGCGGCGACAGAAGGTGGCGTTCGGAGTCGCTGATACTGCTGCTGTG GTTGAATGGGAGAAGCAGGTTCATGAAGAAGGCACCCCCCTGAGCAGATACTACAGCCAGTGGAAGAAactcagagagaaagaaatCCAGCTGGAGATCTCTGGCAAAGAAAGA ATGGAGGATCTGAACCTTCCTGAAATCAAGCGCAGGAAGATTcaggagaagaaagaagaggacAAGAAGGAATTCAAGGACCTGTTTGACTCTGATAGTGACTCTGAGGGAGACTCTGGATTCAAAATCAAAG GTAAGAAGAGCGGTGGCGGCGgctcagatgatgatgatgatgatgaagaactTGAAGACTTGTCAGATATGAGCGAAGATGAGGGACTGGAGGATGACTCAG GTgctgaagatgatgaagaggaggaggatgagcaGGCCTCGGGCGCTCCTCAGCCTCTGTCTTCAGATGCTCTGATAAAACTGGccgagggaggagaggatgtGGTGGAGGACCTGGAGCTGTCTGATGATGACTGA